In the genome of Planctomyces sp. SH-PL62, the window AGGCGCTGAAGGTGGATTGGATCCAGGGGGGCGTGGCGGTGAAGAACGCCGCCAGGCGGGTCGGGTCGACGGGATGCTCCGGGGCGTGCTCCTGGACGTAGAGGTTCGCCGCGAGCCGTCGCAGGAACGGCCGAGGCCGCGGATTTCCTTCGGCGGCGAGCGGCCCGGCCTGGTCGAATTTCCCTTCGATCCGGGCGATCCAGTCTCGCGGCCCGCCGGCCGGACCTCGAAGCTCCTTGATTCGCGTCTCCACCTCGGACATCCACCGCGCCTCGTCGAAATCGTCCGGTTTCAGCTCGCGGGGGATCTTGAGCTCGCGACCTCGGCGGATGAGTTCCGACTTGCGGTCGCCGGCGGGGAGAGAGTCGACCTGCTTGCGATCCGCGGGCGAGAGCGCGAACCAGGCTTTGACCAGGGCCGCCAGTTCGAACGGGCCGGTGCCGCCGATCTGGACGAAGTCCAGGGGCGAGCGAGCCTCCCCGTCCGGGGGCGGATACTTCGCCGAAAGCTCGCGGATCCGCGCCATTCGGCCGGCGACGGGCACGGCCAGGAGATCGTCGCGGACTCGCTCGGGAAGCTGGTGGAGCCAGTTGTGATACCGGCGCAGCACCACGAGATACTCGTCGCGCTCCGCTTCGGGCATGGCGTTCAGGCGCTCGTCCAGCGCTCGGACCGCCCGTTGTTCGTCGTCGTTCAACCTCAGATCGAAGCGGCGGAGGGCCTCGCGAAGCTCCTGCCGATCGAGGGGGGATATCATCAGGAACCGGGCCCGGTTCGCTTCGAGCGCGAGCGTCCCGGCACCGGCGAGCGCCACCGCGACCAGGCCGAGAGCCACGGCGGCGAGACGGGGATAAGGCGGGCTGGACCTGTTGCCGATCATGCAGAAGCCCTGCTCAGCGGCCGGAGCCGAATTCGGGGGAGTTCTTCAGGGCTTCGAGGGGTTCGAACCCGCCGACTTCCAGGTATTCGTCGAGATGTTCCGCGAGGCTGAGTTCGCGAATGATCCGCTCGTCGGGATCGGGCCAGAGGTGCCGGGCGACGACGTAGCCGCCCGAGCCGCAGGCCACGACCATCAGCGCGCACGCCGCCCATTTCAAGGCCGTCGACGCCGCTCCGGCCAGGGGCGCCAGCCGCGCCCCGGCGCCGATCTCAACCTGACGAACATAGCTGAGGGTCCGCTCGTGGAACTCCTCGTTGACGTGAGGACGGGGGAGGTGGTCGAGCACCTCCCAGGTCTTCTTGAGCAGGTCGACCTCGCGACGCGCCGTCGGGCTGTGCGTGAGCTTCGTGGAAAGGGCTCGCGACTCCGCCTCGTTCAACTCGCCGTCGATGTAGGCGACGAGGTTCGCACGCTCCTCCGGCCTCAGTCTCTGATGCTCAGGCCCGGACGACATTCTGAATCCCCCGCCACCATTCAAGTCC includes:
- a CDS encoding anti-sigma factor family protein; this encodes MSSGPEHQRLRPEERANLVAYIDGELNEAESRALSTKLTHSPTARREVDLLKKTWEVLDHLPRPHVNEEFHERTLSYVRQVEIGAGARLAPLAGAASTALKWAACALMVVACGSGGYVVARHLWPDPDERIIRELSLAEHLDEYLEVGGFEPLEALKNSPEFGSGR